A section of the Microscilla marina ATCC 23134 genome encodes:
- a CDS encoding RNA polymerase sigma factor — protein sequence MKKKSIEGVIAALFNDQKLYKALLAKAQHVLQNNAESIDVVNDAYIKLFEELNQGKEVANMPGFLWSTCYRKAVDVLRKRQNSLQYVAHCKATFSSSQTCRQMKRFEQAGEWNHWLSQLHLTNDELVLFEYIQQEYTNQEIAQVLNTAPDEIRKRKFSLKRKFQKLVKRAS from the coding sequence ATGAAAAAAAAATCTATAGAGGGAGTAATTGCTGCCCTGTTCAATGATCAAAAGTTATACAAGGCATTGCTTGCCAAAGCGCAACATGTATTGCAAAACAATGCCGAAAGTATAGATGTGGTAAACGATGCCTACATCAAGTTATTTGAGGAACTTAACCAAGGCAAAGAGGTTGCTAACATGCCTGGCTTTCTCTGGAGCACTTGCTACCGCAAAGCAGTAGATGTCTTGCGTAAAAGACAAAACAGTCTTCAGTATGTGGCTCATTGCAAAGCTACTTTTAGCAGTAGTCAAACTTGTCGCCAAATGAAACGTTTTGAGCAAGCGGGCGAATGGAACCATTGGCTTAGCCAGTTGCACCTCACCAACGATGAGCTTGTCTTGTTTGAGTATATACAGCAAGAGTATACCAATCAGGAAATAGCACAGGTATTGAACACCGCACCCGACGAAATCAGAAAAAGGAAGTTTTCGCTTAAGCGTAAATTTCAAAAGCTGGTCAAGCGGGCATCTTAA
- a CDS encoding caspase family protein yields MPKQQKIFALLVGINQYHPASNVTSLNGCIADIEATEKLLKEDFKVASGNVCKLTNEQATHENIVAHFQRHLIANAAHDTTLLFWFSGHGARQRTDPRFYKYLPEEDPENLKDETLVCYDSRAIVNGTMPHPDLADKELAVLIDLAAKKEAEVVTIFDCCHSGDITRSDPDHYERTRLIKDRDEQEHELARDYGKPNAPFSRGYLEGYYQKHQLDRIPKGKHLLLAACQYYETAKECTIKGDRRGIFSYYLQQVITQNPAVTYTNLFEQLRSVIAFESTQRNFSSPQTPQFTALAGFDTDQIILTKQKPEYLSNKYEITYSNEQKEWQIKYGANQGLPTSGKVIKFDIYDNPTLQKAMTEGYVKSVEVNYSTLALEHNLSPQQRYWGELTQLDDVPVYVNLEGDFIGQKELHLFIKKQGTTYFAIDNNKKHEFRINIDQGDWQLFKDKKTEALVNEPFAPGKVVHKLNRLGRWHLLRNNPNKNTRFKIPEFNFRVEDTLHHQVLKGTSAFQNKAFVCAPNEEGEWILDAEIKGQNYLDKNLFFTLLYFASDYSIQVPYNQCIKASKPFVIDEQEFVMKRGNTNVECIQLMVSTEKVESHFLSQSGLTSDNEREMRTKKKSTDWCTVTMELNLVKK; encoded by the coding sequence ATGCCAAAACAACAAAAAATATTTGCTTTATTGGTAGGAATCAACCAGTACCACCCTGCAAGTAATGTAACCTCGCTGAATGGTTGCATTGCAGATATAGAAGCCACCGAAAAGTTGTTAAAGGAGGATTTCAAAGTAGCTTCAGGCAATGTATGTAAGCTCACCAACGAGCAGGCTACCCACGAAAATATAGTGGCTCATTTTCAACGCCACCTCATAGCCAATGCTGCTCATGATACCACGCTGTTGTTTTGGTTTAGCGGACACGGGGCGCGTCAACGTACCGATCCTCGGTTTTATAAATATTTGCCCGAAGAAGACCCTGAAAATTTGAAAGATGAGACATTGGTATGTTATGATAGTCGGGCAATAGTGAACGGAACAATGCCCCATCCTGATCTTGCCGATAAAGAGTTGGCAGTGTTGATTGATTTGGCGGCTAAAAAAGAGGCGGAAGTGGTCACCATATTTGATTGTTGCCATTCGGGCGATATTACCCGTAGCGATCCAGACCACTATGAACGCACTCGTTTGATAAAGGACAGGGATGAGCAAGAACATGAACTAGCAAGGGACTATGGCAAACCTAATGCACCTTTTAGTCGAGGCTACCTGGAGGGATATTACCAAAAGCATCAACTTGACCGTATTCCTAAAGGGAAACATTTGCTATTGGCGGCTTGCCAATATTATGAAACTGCCAAAGAGTGTACTATTAAAGGAGACAGGCGAGGCATATTTAGTTACTACCTACAACAAGTAATTACGCAAAATCCTGCCGTTACTTATACCAATTTGTTTGAACAATTGCGCAGTGTAATAGCCTTTGAAAGTACTCAACGCAACTTTAGTAGCCCACAAACACCCCAGTTTACTGCCTTGGCGGGCTTTGACACTGATCAAATCATATTGACCAAACAGAAGCCTGAGTACTTGAGCAATAAGTATGAAATTACTTACAGCAATGAACAAAAAGAGTGGCAAATAAAGTATGGTGCCAACCAAGGCTTACCTACCTCGGGCAAGGTGATAAAGTTTGATATATACGATAATCCTACTCTCCAAAAAGCGATGACCGAAGGGTATGTCAAAAGTGTAGAAGTCAACTACAGCACGCTTGCCTTAGAGCATAATTTATCGCCCCAACAGCGCTATTGGGGGGAATTGACCCAACTAGATGATGTACCTGTGTATGTTAATTTAGAAGGCGACTTTATAGGACAAAAGGAGTTGCACTTATTTATCAAAAAGCAAGGAACTACCTACTTTGCTATAGATAATAATAAAAAGCATGAGTTTAGAATAAATATAGATCAAGGAGACTGGCAATTGTTTAAGGACAAGAAAACTGAAGCCTTGGTAAACGAGCCTTTTGCCCCTGGCAAGGTAGTTCACAAACTCAATCGTTTGGGACGCTGGCACTTGCTGCGCAACAACCCAAATAAAAACACACGATTTAAGATTCCTGAATTTAACTTTAGGGTAGAAGACACCCTACACCATCAAGTGCTTAAGGGTACAAGTGCTTTTCAAAATAAGGCATTTGTTTGTGCCCCTAATGAGGAGGGGGAATGGATACTCGATGCTGAAATAAAAGGGCAGAATTACCTGGATAAAAACTTGTTTTTCACCTTGCTATATTTCGCTTCTGATTATAGCATACAGGTGCCTTACAATCAGTGTATTAAAGCCAGCAAACCTTTTGTAATAGATGAACAGGAATTTGTTATGAAGCGTGGCAATACCAATGTCGAATGCATACAATTGATGGTAAGCACCGAAAAGGTAGAAAGTCATTTTTTATCTCAATCAGGACTGACATCAGACAATGAAAGGGAGATGCGAACCAAGAAAAAAAGTACCGATTGGTGTACAGTGACGATGGAGTTGAATTTGGTGAAAAAGTAA
- a CDS encoding transposase, with protein sequence MQIFPNEFLDVIIQFKGVFSKHIYSHVQFLLAGAILCQGKRTISSVLRILGLSKVKNFGKYHRVLSRANWSSLRCSKILLHQLLK encoded by the coding sequence ATGCAAATATTCCCGAATGAGTTTCTTGATGTGATAATACAATTTAAAGGTGTGTTTTCAAAGCATATATATTCGCATGTTCAATTTTTACTGGCAGGGGCAATCTTATGTCAAGGTAAACGAACCATAAGCTCTGTGCTTCGCATCTTGGGTTTGAGTAAGGTAAAGAACTTTGGCAAGTACCATCGTGTTTTGAGCAGAGCCAATTGGTCATCATTAAGATGTTCTAAAATTTTACTTCATCAACTTCTTAAGTGA
- a CDS encoding NADPH-dependent FMN reductase, whose translation MSLNIALLYGSVRQNRKGIHVARFVAQQVEARGHTATLIDPLELPLPLLDKMYKEYPAGEAPENMEKIAQILTKADGFLVVSGEYNHSVPPALKNMLDHFQKEYFYKPSGLVTYSPGAFGGARVAMHLRNLTGELGMPSIPSIMYFSKIGQVFNSEGKLQDEAYLKRITRFLNEFDWYAEALQKQRALGTP comes from the coding sequence ATGTCGTTAAACATTGCTCTACTGTATGGTTCAGTACGCCAAAATCGCAAAGGTATTCATGTAGCTCGGTTTGTAGCCCAGCAGGTCGAGGCACGTGGGCACACTGCTACACTTATAGATCCGCTTGAGTTGCCTTTGCCATTGCTCGACAAAATGTACAAAGAATATCCTGCAGGAGAAGCCCCTGAAAATATGGAGAAAATAGCCCAAATACTTACCAAAGCCGATGGTTTTTTGGTGGTAAGTGGTGAATACAACCATAGTGTGCCTCCTGCCCTTAAGAATATGCTGGACCATTTTCAAAAAGAGTATTTCTACAAGCCAAGTGGATTGGTTACCTATTCACCAGGGGCGTTTGGAGGAGCCAGAGTAGCCATGCATTTACGCAACCTGACAGGAGAGCTGGGAATGCCCAGTATTCCTTCTATTATGTATTTTTCTAAAATAGGTCAGGTGTTTAACAGCGAAGGAAAGCTTCAGGACGAGGCGTATCTTAAGCGCATTACCCGTTTTTTAAACGAGTTTGATTGGTACGCTGAAGCATTGCAAAAGCAAAGAGCTTTGGGTACGCCTTAA
- a CDS encoding WG repeat-containing protein, which produces MTLIFCLITHHWATAQQSFEWVIAPKYKRAGAFSQKMAFVAQNNRYGYINRTGKMVIEPQFEMVWNFAPNGLARVQKSNKQGYINRKGDFVIAAQYIIAGDFSEGLAAIRQDKKWGYINKAGKIVITPQFDEAWAFSAGLAPIKQQGKWGYINKKGKIVIAPKFSVADDFIEGLACVEYNYSYGFINQKGEFVVKPVFAKADDFSEGLARVEDEGKWGYINKKGKYVIKPSFDEALVFAEGLAPVEKNDRWGYINKKGEFVIKPQFQEAYDFSDGIALVRKGRKWGYIKLK; this is translated from the coding sequence ATGACATTAATTTTTTGCCTAATAACGCATCATTGGGCAACTGCACAACAATCTTTTGAGTGGGTAATTGCCCCAAAGTACAAGCGTGCTGGAGCTTTTTCTCAAAAAATGGCGTTTGTAGCCCAAAATAATCGCTACGGCTACATCAACAGAACAGGTAAAATGGTCATTGAGCCTCAGTTTGAAATGGTTTGGAACTTTGCCCCCAATGGCTTGGCAAGAGTACAAAAAAGCAATAAACAAGGCTACATTAACCGAAAAGGTGATTTTGTGATTGCAGCACAGTATATCATTGCCGGAGATTTTTCGGAAGGGTTGGCGGCTATTCGTCAAGACAAAAAATGGGGATATATCAACAAAGCCGGAAAGATAGTGATTACACCACAGTTTGACGAAGCCTGGGCTTTTTCGGCAGGGCTGGCACCCATTAAACAGCAAGGAAAATGGGGGTATATCAACAAAAAAGGAAAAATAGTGATTGCGCCCAAGTTCAGCGTTGCTGATGATTTTATCGAAGGACTTGCTTGTGTAGAATACAACTACAGCTATGGGTTTATCAACCAAAAGGGGGAGTTTGTAGTCAAGCCTGTTTTTGCCAAAGCAGATGATTTTTCAGAAGGGTTGGCAAGGGTAGAAGACGAAGGCAAGTGGGGATACATCAACAAAAAAGGGAAGTATGTGATTAAGCCCAGTTTCGACGAGGCGTTGGTTTTTGCAGAAGGCTTGGCACCAGTTGAAAAAAACGATCGATGGGGATACATTAATAAAAAAGGCGAATTTGTGATTAAGCCTCAGTTTCAGGAAGCGTATGATTTTTCTGACGGAATAGCATTGGTGCGTAAAGGTCGCAAGTGGGGGTATATAAAGCTAAAATAG